One window of Mauremys mutica isolate MM-2020 ecotype Southern chromosome 20, ASM2049712v1, whole genome shotgun sequence genomic DNA carries:
- the LOC123353631 gene encoding serine/threonine-protein kinase LMTK3-like has translation MEALSSPGQCVAGGVPPEGVMQRARALKGKASASCRRKREFISDEKKDASYWEKRRKNNEAAKRSREKRRFNDLVLESRVLALNEENLRLKTELLQLKLRFGLISTAAFVEKSQQLSAASRERAGGSSGYSSASSRAQHSEDSSETEQSGRDAAGAKYSPRGSLSDMSDGSSRDSPLPRTPGEAQAVSRARGDDVALRPPDPQAPASRGVILFSANGFTAVEPPRAWEAPGRGDGAEEEEEEKALASYAQQTPGGRHGDCEAYCQQGELQGPPEAYGCPRAEGYGAPAGFLGEEEGREARPEPMEMAVEPSSPFAGYSSEESGEEPGWGCPPAPYPPAPDVKLAALPHKLRLKCRAHSSGGQDLGPEPGATGCQQEAPADWESERQEEMAALVRQALLLNGHPPAAGALDSLLYCSPPPPSNRPEPGDFASGWRGSCHDEGTRPI, from the coding sequence ATGGAGGCTCTCAGCTCGCCTGGCCAGTGCGTGGCCGGGGGCGTCCCCCCGGAGGGCGTGATGCAGCGGGCCCGGGCGCTGAAGGGCAAAGCCAGCGCCAGCTGCCGGCGCAAGCGGGAGTTCATCTCGGACGAGAAGAAGGACGCCAGCTACTGGGAGAAGCGCCGGAAGAACAACGAGGCGGCCAAGCGCTCGCGGGAGAAGCGGCGCTTCAACGACCTGGTGCTGGAGAGCCGGGTGCTGGCGCTCAACGAGGAGAACCTGCGCCTCAAGACGGAGCTGCTCCAGCTCAAGCTGCGCTTCGGGCTCATCAGCACCGCCGCCTTCGTGGAGAAGAGCCAGCAGCTGAGCGCCGCCAGCCGGGAGCGCGCTGGGGGCAGCAGCGGCTACTCCAGCGCCTCCTCCCGGGCCCAGCACTCGGAGGACTCGTCCGAGACGGAGCAGTCCGGCCGGGACGCCGCCGGCGCCAAATACTCGCCGCGGGGCTCCCTCTCCGACATGTCCGACGGCTCCTCCCGGGACAGCCCGCTGCCGCGCACGCCGGGGGAGGCGCAGGCCGTGAGCAGGGCCCGGGGGGATGACGTGGCGCTGCGCCCCCCCGATCCCCAGGCCCCGGCCTCCCGGGGCGTCATCCTCTTCAGCGCCAACGGCTTCACCGCGGTGGAGCCGCCCCGAGCCTGGGAGGCgccggggaggggggacggggcagaggaggaagaggaggagaaggccCTGGCGAGCTATGCCCAGCAGACTCCCGGGGGTCGCCATGGCGACTGTGAGGCCTATTGCCAGCAGGGGGAACTGCAGGGCCCCCCCGAGGCATATGGCTGCCCACGGGCCGAGGGCTACGGCGCCCCTGCTGGCTTccttggggaggaggaggggcgggaGGCCAGGCCGGAGCCCATGGAGATGGCGGTCGAGCCAAGTTCCCCCTTTGCGGGTTACTCCAGCGAGGAGAGTGGGGAGGAGCCCGGCTGGGGGTGCCCGCCCGCCCCCTACCCACCCGCCCCGGACGTCAAGCTGGCCGCCCTGCCCCACAAGCTGCGCCTCAAGTGCCGGGCCCACAgcagcggtggccaggacctgggccctGAGCCTGGCGCCACCGgctgccagcaggaggcgccagccGACTGGGAGAGCGAGAGGCAGGAGGAGATGGCGGCCCTGGTGCGGCAGGCGCTACTCCTCAACGGGCACCCCCCCGCTGCCGGCGCCCTGGACAGCCTCCTCtactgcagccccccacccccctcaaacAGGCCGGAGCCTGGGGACTTCGCCAGCGGGTGGAGGGGCAGTTGCCACGATGAGGGCACCAGGCCCATATGA